GGGTGCGTCCACGGCCTGCCCTTTTGGTTTCGGAATATCGTCCCCGTAGGATGCTCTGCCGCTAGCCGCTGAACAATTTCAAAGGCTTTGGCCGTCAACGGTATCACGCGGCGATATCGTTTCCCTTTGCTTTTCTTGGCAGCGAATACGATATGCTTGCCGTCGATGTTCGATGCTTCAATCTGTCGCAATTCAAACGGCCGGCAGCCGGTTTGACGTAGGAAAAGAATCGCGTCCTGAAACGGACCCGGTTTCATGCTTTCGATGATCGTCTGCCATTGTTCCGGTGTTATGTATACTTCGCGGGGCTGGGGCCGTGGTTGCTTGCATTTCGCTACAGGCGAATAGGGTATGTAGCCCTCATCAACAGCGTGCTTGAACGCTCTTTTCACCGATCCGACAGCACCATACTTGAACGTATCCCCGCCCTTTACTGTCGATAGCCATTGGGTTACGTGGTAAGGCCGCAAATCGGCAACGCGAATTTGCTTGCCAATGAAATCGACAAACGATTGAAGGTGTTCTTTGTAAAACTTGTACGTCCGGGGTGCTCGATTTGCTTTACACCATTCAAGGAATTGGTCGATTACGGCAGCGGCCGTGCCTTCCGGTGTCGGCTCTTGATGCCCGGCCAGCAATTCGTGATACTTTGCAAGGGCGGCGGCCTTGTTCCTGCCCAGGTTTATCTGCTTACCTTTGAATTGCAGATAGTACGACTGTGTTTGGGTGCGAAAAAATGGTTTCGGAATTCTCATTGCGTTTCCCCTGTGCAAATGTAGATCGTGCTCGAAACTCTGCACGAATCTCTGCATTTGCGAGGAAATCGCCCGTGACGCTTCCGACGTAAACCCTTATACTGTCGGTATATGGTGGCTATAGCTCAGTTGGTTAGAGCACCAGATTGTGGATCTGGGGGTCACGGGTTCGAGTCCCGTTAGCCACCCTGTACATAACATTTAGCCGAAACGCAACTTACGTTACCTGTCGATG
This sequence is a window from Pirellulales bacterium. Protein-coding genes within it:
- a CDS encoding tyrosine-type recombinase/integrase → MRIPKPFFRTQTQSYYLQFKGKQINLGRNKAAALAKYHELLAGHQEPTPEGTAAAVIDQFLEWCKANRAPRTYKFYKEHLQSFVDFIGKQIRVADLRPYHVTQWLSTVKGGDTFKYGAVGSVKRAFKHAVDEGYIPYSPVAKCKQPRPQPREVYITPEQWQTIIESMKPGPFQDAILFLRQTGCRPFELRQIEASNIDGKHIVFAAKKSKGKRYRRVIPLTAKAFEIVQRLAAEHPTGTIFRNQKGRPWTHPAMGHACRKFAKKLKVPLYPYAIRHTFCTDMLLAGMDPIKLAEVMGHRSLKMIMDVYSHLNLKRDELREQLEKFVNANDAKPPEKGHAA